A window of Vicinamibacteria bacterium contains these coding sequences:
- the priA gene encoding primosomal protein N' has translation MEGRAVNVALPLPLQVAFSYRLPPGLPTPERGVRVLVPFGSRRVIGVVTGSAEEGSERALKDIAQVLDDGPLVASPLLDLAAWVADHYLAPPGECYRLVLPPAGIRASRAVARLARPEAAPGDPVVDALRGGPLRVSVLAHRLGVASEGRLARLRAAGIVEVDQDLRAPGFRRVRVAVLTGAGAHARGAAQQEVLDRLREAGGRARLAELVRDRSSLRGALKRLVLGGAVRMEEESDVRAAEMLPGGAGTAPTPTEDQARALEPILEAVSARRFAPFLLHGITGSGKTEVYFRAAERALDQGGGGLILVPEIALTPLLVRAATARFGNTVCVLHSELSAGERHDQWWRVREGGARLVLGARSAVFAPVKDLGLIVVDEEHEAAYKQDESPRYHARDVAVMRATIEGVPVILGSATPSVESHANALRAKYTRLVLPARIGPRGLPKVQIVDRRQVLKAGGDPILSPPLREALADRLARREQALLLLNRRGWATSLLCRECGLEAACPNCSVSLVLHEGGGTALCHYCGHQGRAPTACGSCRGAYLRLTGYGTERVVEAVRAALPNARVDRLDRDRAGRRGTVARVLAAFEAGETDILVGTQLIAKGHDFPRVTLVGVVDADVGLGLPDFRAAERTFQLLTQVAGRAGRGEVAGEVILQSHMPDHYALGFACAQDYESFFEREMEYRRTMGYPPVQALLNLVVRSREGAAGRGEAEALARSLREGAGTYRVLGPARAPLARLRREHRFQILLKGSRRAMREAVQRALVARYGPTRWPGVSVDVDPLSVM, from the coding sequence ATGGAAGGCCGCGCCGTCAACGTCGCCCTCCCCCTCCCCCTGCAGGTCGCCTTCTCGTACCGCCTGCCCCCGGGCCTGCCCACCCCGGAGCGGGGCGTGCGCGTGCTCGTGCCTTTCGGCTCGCGCCGCGTGATCGGGGTGGTCACGGGCTCGGCGGAGGAGGGCTCGGAGCGGGCCCTGAAGGACATCGCGCAGGTGCTCGACGATGGTCCGCTCGTGGCCTCCCCCCTGCTCGATCTGGCGGCCTGGGTGGCCGATCACTACCTCGCACCCCCCGGGGAGTGCTACCGGCTGGTGCTCCCGCCGGCGGGGATCAGAGCCAGCCGGGCGGTGGCGCGTCTCGCCCGGCCGGAGGCGGCCCCCGGAGATCCTGTGGTGGACGCCCTGCGCGGGGGCCCCCTCCGGGTGTCGGTGCTCGCGCATCGGCTGGGCGTCGCGTCCGAGGGTCGCCTGGCTCGGCTGCGCGCGGCGGGTATCGTGGAGGTCGACCAGGACCTGCGCGCTCCAGGGTTCCGTCGCGTGCGGGTGGCGGTCCTCACCGGGGCGGGGGCTCACGCCCGCGGCGCCGCCCAGCAGGAGGTTCTCGACCGGCTCCGGGAGGCCGGGGGCCGAGCCCGCCTCGCCGAGCTCGTGCGCGACCGGAGTTCCCTGCGCGGCGCGCTTAAGCGTCTGGTCCTGGGGGGCGCGGTCCGGATGGAGGAGGAGAGCGACGTGCGCGCCGCGGAGATGCTGCCCGGGGGAGCGGGGACCGCGCCCACCCCCACCGAGGACCAGGCCCGCGCTCTGGAGCCAATCCTGGAAGCGGTGTCGGCGCGGCGCTTCGCCCCCTTCCTCCTGCACGGGATCACGGGCAGCGGGAAGACCGAGGTCTACTTTCGGGCCGCCGAGCGCGCGCTCGACCAGGGCGGCGGCGGCCTCATCCTCGTCCCCGAGATCGCTCTCACCCCCCTTCTCGTGCGCGCGGCCACGGCCCGCTTCGGGAACACCGTCTGCGTGCTCCACAGCGAGCTCTCGGCGGGGGAAAGACACGATCAGTGGTGGCGGGTTCGGGAGGGAGGGGCCCGCTTGGTGCTGGGGGCGCGCTCGGCGGTGTTTGCGCCCGTCAAGGACCTGGGCCTGATCGTGGTGGACGAGGAACACGAGGCCGCCTACAAGCAGGATGAGAGCCCCCGCTATCACGCACGGGACGTGGCGGTGATGCGGGCCACGATCGAGGGAGTCCCCGTGATCCTGGGCTCGGCCACGCCCTCCGTGGAGTCGCACGCCAACGCGCTCCGCGCCAAATACACGAGGCTCGTCTTGCCCGCGCGCATTGGGCCCCGGGGACTCCCCAAGGTGCAGATCGTCGACCGCCGCCAGGTCCTGAAGGCGGGGGGGGACCCCATCTTGAGCCCTCCCCTGCGGGAGGCCCTGGCGGACCGTCTGGCCCGCCGGGAGCAGGCCCTCCTCCTCCTGAACCGCCGCGGCTGGGCCACCAGCCTCCTCTGCCGCGAATGCGGCCTGGAGGCCGCGTGCCCCAACTGCTCGGTGTCGCTGGTGCTCCACGAGGGGGGAGGCACGGCCCTTTGCCACTACTGCGGCCACCAGGGCCGGGCCCCCACCGCCTGCGGCTCCTGCCGCGGCGCCTACCTACGCCTCACCGGCTACGGCACCGAGCGCGTGGTGGAGGCCGTCCGGGCCGCGCTGCCGAACGCGCGCGTGGACCGCCTGGACCGGGACCGCGCGGGTCGCCGGGGCACGGTGGCGCGGGTCCTGGCCGCCTTCGAGGCGGGGGAGACTGACATCCTGGTCGGCACCCAGCTAATCGCCAAGGGCCACGACTTCCCCCGGGTCACTCTCGTGGGGGTGGTGGATGCCGATGTCGGCCTGGGCCTGCCCGATTTCCGGGCCGCGGAGCGGACCTTTCAGCTCCTGACCCAGGTGGCGGGCCGGGCCGGACGGGGGGAGGTGGCAGGCGAGGTCATCCTCCAGAGCCACATGCCCGACCACTATGCGCTCGGCTTCGCGTGCGCGCAGGACTACGAGTCGTTCTTCGAACGGGAGATGGAATACCGACGGACCATGGGCTACCCGCCTGTACAGGCCCTCCTGAACCTGGTCGTGCGCTCTCGGGAGGGGGCGGCGGGGAGGGGGGAGGCGGAGGCGCTGGCCCGCAGTCTGCGCGAGGGGGCGGGGACGTACCGGGTGCTGGGCCCGGCCCGGGCTCCCCTGGCCCGCCTGCGGCGGGAGCACCGGTTCCAGATCCTGCTCAAGGGCTCGCGCCGCGCCATGCGCGAGGCGGTGCAGCGGGCACTGGTCGCGCGCTACGGACCGACCCGCTGGCCGGGGGTGTCGGTGGACGTGGATCCCCTCAGCGTGATGTGA
- the der gene encoding ribosome biogenesis GTPase Der, with amino-acid sequence MLPIPRIAIVGRPNVGKSTLFNRICGRRKAITDRGAGSTRDRNYAQVSWQGAAFELVDTGGLLLETDDPLLGPAADQAKRAIDEADLVLFVVDGRAGLLPDDASIGRQLRRGGKRVVVAVNKIEGASDGAPEFARLGFPTVLSLSAEHGQGVGDLLDAALMALPRVAVPEEASPPLRLALVGRPNVGKSSLLNRLLGSERAVVSAIPGTTRDTVDSLLEQGGKRYHFFDTAGIRRQRLLKETVDQVSVVQARRSIERADVAILLLDATEGVREMDATIAGYIQKAGRGVVIAVNKWDLAREHSATMRGFEAEVLRHLKFLSWAPRVFVSARSGKGVAGLLSTAERVQAARQTRVTTGELNRLLARAAEAHAPKADKGNRQVRILFGTQIGIAPPTFVLSLNHPVDLHFSYQRYLENQLRAAYGFEGTPIVLKVRTRRH; translated from the coding sequence GTGCTCCCTATCCCTCGCATCGCGATCGTCGGCCGGCCCAACGTGGGGAAGTCCACGCTCTTCAACCGCATCTGCGGTCGACGCAAGGCCATCACCGACAGAGGGGCCGGCTCCACGCGGGACCGGAACTACGCGCAGGTCTCGTGGCAGGGCGCGGCGTTCGAGCTTGTCGACACCGGGGGGCTCCTGCTCGAGACGGACGATCCCCTGCTGGGGCCCGCCGCCGACCAGGCAAAGCGGGCCATAGACGAGGCCGACCTCGTCCTTTTCGTGGTGGACGGACGGGCGGGGCTTCTGCCCGACGATGCCTCCATCGGCCGGCAGCTTCGGCGCGGGGGCAAGCGGGTGGTTGTGGCCGTCAACAAGATCGAGGGCGCCTCCGACGGTGCCCCCGAGTTCGCCCGGCTGGGCTTCCCGACCGTGCTGTCGCTGTCCGCCGAGCATGGGCAGGGTGTGGGTGATCTGCTTGATGCCGCGCTCATGGCCCTGCCGCGGGTGGCGGTGCCGGAGGAGGCGTCCCCGCCCCTGAGGCTCGCTCTCGTGGGCCGGCCCAACGTGGGCAAGTCGTCCCTGCTCAACCGGCTGCTGGGGTCGGAGCGAGCCGTGGTGTCCGCCATCCCGGGCACCACGCGGGACACCGTGGACAGCCTCCTCGAACAGGGGGGCAAGCGCTACCACTTCTTTGACACCGCGGGCATAAGACGGCAGCGCCTCTTGAAGGAGACGGTGGACCAGGTCAGCGTCGTCCAGGCCCGGCGCTCCATCGAGCGGGCGGATGTGGCGATCTTGCTCCTGGACGCCACGGAGGGAGTCCGCGAGATGGACGCCACCATCGCCGGCTACATCCAGAAAGCGGGTCGGGGGGTGGTGATCGCGGTCAACAAGTGGGACCTGGCCCGCGAGCACTCCGCGACCATGCGCGGCTTCGAGGCCGAGGTGCTCCGCCATCTCAAGTTCCTGAGCTGGGCGCCCCGGGTTTTCGTGTCCGCGCGGAGCGGGAAGGGCGTGGCCGGGCTCTTGAGCACGGCCGAGCGCGTGCAGGCCGCCCGCCAGACCCGGGTGACCACGGGGGAGCTGAACCGCCTGCTGGCGCGCGCCGCGGAGGCCCATGCCCCCAAGGCGGACAAAGGCAACCGGCAGGTGCGGATTCTCTTCGGGACCCAGATCGGGATCGCACCCCCCACTTTCGTGCTTTCCCTCAACCATCCTGTCGACCTGCACTTTTCCTACCAACGCTACCTCGAGAACCAGCTTCGGGCGGCCTATGGGTTCGAGGGCACGCCCATCGTGCTCAAGGTGCGGACCCGAAGACACTGA
- a CDS encoding MerR family transcriptional regulator: MEKQIPNKLFFKIGEVCEITDTQPYVLRYWESEFPALAPAKNSSGQRIYRRRDIETVLRIKQLLYEEGFTIAGAKKRLESELAGRTPTPTPEGQVTPPPDDQGRAVLREVRQQLREILTLLQRDDTKRV, translated from the coding sequence ATGGAAAAGCAGATCCCCAACAAGCTCTTCTTCAAGATCGGGGAGGTCTGCGAGATCACCGACACCCAACCTTACGTGCTGCGTTACTGGGAATCGGAGTTCCCGGCCCTGGCCCCGGCCAAAAACAGCTCGGGCCAGCGGATCTACCGGCGCCGGGACATCGAGACCGTGCTGCGGATCAAGCAGCTCCTCTACGAAGAGGGCTTCACGATCGCGGGGGCGAAGAAGCGGCTGGAGTCCGAGCTCGCGGGCCGCACCCCGACGCCCACCCCCGAGGGCCAGGTCACGCCGCCTCCCGACGACCAAGGGCGCGCCGTGCTCCGTGAGGTCCGGCAGCAGCTGCGGGAAATATTGACTCTGCTCCAGCGGGATGATACAAAACGGGTTTGA
- the surE gene encoding 5'/3'-nucleotidase SurE yields the protein MSQPLLLVTNDDGVHAPGIRALAAALAHLGEVHIVAPDREVSACAQSLTLKHPLRAETIEPRVHAVDGTPADCVNLALVKLLPRRPDLVLSGINRGANLGEDVFYSGTVGGAREGTFFGLPSVAISLAARAEMDFEPAAAFAAKLAALVLEKGLPERTLLNVNVPPGSPRGTAITVQGRREHEGTILEGLDPRRRTYYWIEEGRDRWVSDEMSDIHAIRQGLISITPLQTDTTHHAVLAAFRGWEPGLNGKGRK from the coding sequence ATGAGCCAGCCACTCCTCCTGGTGACGAACGACGACGGTGTCCATGCCCCTGGTATCCGGGCCCTGGCCGCGGCCCTGGCCCACCTGGGGGAGGTGCACATCGTGGCCCCCGACCGGGAGGTGAGCGCCTGCGCCCAGTCCCTGACCCTGAAGCACCCGCTGCGGGCGGAGACCATCGAACCGCGGGTCCACGCCGTGGACGGCACGCCCGCGGATTGCGTGAACCTGGCCCTGGTCAAGCTGCTGCCCCGTCGCCCCGACCTCGTCCTCTCGGGGATCAACCGCGGGGCCAATTTGGGAGAGGACGTCTTCTACTCGGGCACGGTGGGGGGGGCACGGGAAGGGACGTTCTTCGGGCTCCCCTCGGTGGCCATTTCGCTCGCGGCGCGGGCGGAGATGGACTTCGAACCCGCGGCCGCGTTCGCGGCCAAGCTGGCGGCCCTGGTCCTGGAGAAGGGGCTACCGGAGCGCACGCTGCTCAACGTCAACGTCCCCCCCGGGAGCCCGCGGGGCACGGCCATCACCGTGCAGGGGCGGCGGGAGCACGAAGGAACCATCCTCGAGGGCCTCGACCCGCGTCGCCGGACGTACTACTGGATCGAGGAGGGCCGCGATCGGTGGGTGAGCGACGAGATGTCGGACATCCACGCGATCCGGCAGGGATTGATCTCGATCACGCCCCTGCAGACCGACACCACCCACCACGCCGTGCTCGCCGCCTTCCGGGGCTGGGAGCCGGGGCTCAACGGCAAGGGGCGGAAGTAG
- a CDS encoding uracil-DNA glycosylase yields the protein MSERDEVLGELRERARFYATLTTIGVPAPPPAAPPAAGPTVGGEELKAVRESLGDCQRCKLAHGRRNIVFGQGNPEARLMFVGEAPGSEEDVQGLAFVGKAGQLLTRIIEAMGMSRDEVYIANVIKCRPPENRNPEPDEIMACQPFLQKQIETIHPRVIVGLGKFAGQWLLKTAEPISRLRGRLGEYEGIRVMPTYHPAYLLRNPGAKKDVWEDMKVVRGLLGA from the coding sequence GTGAGCGAGCGGGACGAGGTCCTGGGGGAGCTCCGGGAGCGGGCCCGCTTCTACGCCACCCTGACCACTATCGGCGTGCCCGCCCCCCCGCCCGCCGCTCCCCCCGCGGCGGGTCCGACCGTGGGGGGAGAGGAGCTTAAGGCCGTTCGGGAGTCGCTCGGGGACTGCCAGCGTTGCAAGCTCGCCCACGGCCGCCGGAACATAGTCTTCGGCCAGGGCAACCCCGAGGCGCGCCTCATGTTCGTGGGCGAGGCGCCTGGGTCCGAGGAAGATGTGCAGGGCCTGGCCTTCGTGGGCAAGGCCGGTCAGCTCCTCACCCGGATCATCGAGGCCATGGGAATGAGCCGCGACGAGGTCTACATCGCCAACGTGATCAAGTGCCGCCCGCCCGAGAACCGCAACCCGGAGCCGGACGAGATAATGGCCTGCCAGCCGTTCCTCCAGAAACAGATCGAGACCATCCATCCCCGGGTGATCGTGGGGCTCGGCAAGTTTGCCGGCCAATGGCTGCTCAAGACCGCGGAGCCGATCTCACGCCTGCGTGGCCGCCTCGGGGAATACGAGGGCATCCGGGTCATGCCCACCTACCACCCCGCCTACCTTCTGCGGAACCCAGGGGCCAAGAAGGATGTCTGGGAAGACATGAAGGTCGTGCGCGGGCTCCTCGGCGCGTAG
- a CDS encoding HU family DNA-binding protein, whose product MIKVDIINEVSKAADITKVKAEVAVEAVLEAMKDSMMKGERIELRGFGVFQVKPRKRGIGRNPRTGKEVKIPPGRTIRFKPGKDLQNLSQ is encoded by the coding sequence ATGATCAAGGTGGACATCATCAACGAGGTCTCCAAGGCGGCCGACATCACGAAAGTCAAGGCCGAGGTGGCGGTCGAGGCCGTCCTCGAGGCCATGAAGGACTCCATGATGAAGGGGGAGAGGATCGAGCTCAGGGGGTTCGGCGTCTTCCAGGTCAAGCCCAGAAAGCGCGGAATCGGTCGCAACCCGCGGACGGGCAAGGAAGTGAAGATCCCGCCAGGCCGAACCATCCGGTTCAAGCCGGGCAAGGACCTCCAGAACCTCAGTCAGTAG
- a CDS encoding site-2 protease family protein — MRFPLPPTGPHPTVGKSEAHLTPEEDPWAGGFPELRPRQSGWNRWGRHVVLFALTAISVCLAGAQRSGDVGEGLKLTVALISILLSHEMGHYLACRYYRVDATLPFFIPGLWLPLGGLLGWVALPFVGTFGAVIRIRSPIPNRKALFDIGIAGPLAGFVVCLPVLVLGVLEARWIPPPNGGEGTEYLGFGAPLLFQWIVDLLQGPSPEGMTLAIGSLGLAAWFGLLVTALNMMPVGQLDGGHVTYALVRGRAALISRLGIVACLALLYFHPSWLLWSLLLLLLGRRPHPPTLNDHAPLGWVRVAVGILGFLVFAVSFTPSPFLFTWRSLFGE, encoded by the coding sequence GTGAGGTTTCCCCTGCCCCCGACCGGGCCCCACCCCACCGTCGGGAAGTCCGAAGCGCACCTCACCCCCGAGGAGGATCCTTGGGCGGGCGGCTTCCCGGAGCTTCGCCCCCGCCAATCCGGCTGGAACCGATGGGGCCGCCACGTCGTCCTCTTCGCGCTCACCGCGATCTCCGTCTGCCTCGCGGGCGCGCAGAGGTCTGGGGACGTCGGAGAAGGACTCAAGCTCACAGTGGCCCTGATATCCATCCTTCTCTCCCATGAGATGGGCCACTACCTGGCCTGCCGCTACTACAGAGTCGACGCCACGCTTCCTTTCTTCATCCCCGGACTGTGGCTGCCCCTCGGAGGCCTCCTCGGGTGGGTGGCTCTGCCCTTTGTGGGCACGTTCGGAGCGGTCATCAGGATCAGGAGTCCGATCCCGAACCGGAAGGCCCTATTCGATATCGGTATCGCAGGGCCCCTCGCCGGCTTTGTCGTCTGCCTGCCCGTACTCGTCCTCGGAGTCCTGGAGGCGCGCTGGATTCCCCCGCCTAACGGCGGCGAAGGAACTGAATACCTCGGCTTCGGCGCGCCGCTCCTCTTTCAATGGATCGTCGACCTGCTCCAGGGGCCCTCCCCGGAGGGCATGACCCTGGCCATCGGCTCCCTCGGTCTGGCCGCCTGGTTCGGCCTTCTCGTGACCGCCCTCAACATGATGCCGGTCGGCCAGCTCGACGGCGGCCACGTGACCTACGCCCTCGTCCGTGGACGGGCGGCCCTCATTTCACGGCTGGGAATTGTGGCCTGTCTGGCGCTGCTCTACTTCCATCCCTCCTGGCTCTTGTGGAGCCTTCTGCTCCTCCTCCTCGGCCGCCGTCCCCACCCGCCGACCCTCAACGACCACGCCCCCCTCGGCTGGGTGAGGGTGGCGGTCGGCATTCTCGGCTTTCTTGTCTTCGCGGTCTCCTTCACGCCGAGCCCGTTCCTGTTCACGTGGCGCTCACTCTTCGGCGAGTGA
- the coaBC gene encoding bifunctional phosphopantothenoylcysteine decarboxylase/phosphopantothenate--cysteine ligase CoaBC has protein sequence MPTVVLGVTGCIGAYKACEILRELQKREVDVHVVMTESATKFVAPLTFEALSRHPVFLDQWALGEQSDIRHISLADAADLLLVAPATANTLGRFARGIADDALSTLYSATTAPVVVAPAMNVNMFSHPAVLENLRILRGHGVRIVEPGAGYLACGWLGKGRLAEVGEIVEAALAALARRRDLAGEAVLVTAGPTVEDIDPVRFVSNRSSGRMGYRLAEGARDRGARVTLISGPTSLPAPRGVDFVSVRSAEEMSRAVEERLGGATVVAMAAAVSDYRPATVSPTKLKKTDGPSRLELVRTPDILKSLGEGKGERILIGFAAETDHLREAAREKLRAKRLDFIVANDVTTREAGFGGEMNAAVLMDADGRETEIPLMSKRELAERVWDAVAALRAGKGRGRLQEAGKGR, from the coding sequence TTGCCGACCGTCGTCCTGGGCGTCACCGGATGTATCGGGGCCTACAAGGCCTGCGAGATCCTGCGCGAGCTTCAGAAGCGCGAGGTGGACGTCCACGTGGTCATGACGGAGAGCGCGACCAAGTTCGTGGCCCCCCTGACCTTCGAGGCCCTCTCCCGCCACCCGGTCTTCCTCGATCAGTGGGCCCTGGGGGAGCAGAGCGACATCCGCCACATCAGCCTGGCCGACGCCGCCGACCTGCTGCTCGTGGCCCCCGCCACCGCGAACACCCTGGGCCGGTTTGCCCGGGGGATCGCGGACGACGCGCTCAGCACCCTCTACTCCGCCACCACCGCGCCCGTAGTGGTGGCTCCGGCCATGAACGTCAACATGTTCAGCCACCCGGCGGTGCTGGAGAACCTGCGCATCCTGCGCGGTCACGGGGTACGCATCGTGGAGCCGGGGGCGGGCTATCTGGCCTGCGGCTGGCTGGGCAAGGGCCGGCTGGCCGAGGTGGGGGAGATCGTGGAGGCGGCCCTGGCCGCCCTGGCCCGGCGACGGGACCTGGCCGGGGAGGCGGTGCTCGTCACCGCGGGGCCCACCGTGGAGGACATCGATCCCGTGCGCTTTGTCTCCAACCGGTCCTCGGGGCGGATGGGCTACCGGCTGGCGGAGGGAGCGCGCGACCGGGGGGCGCGCGTGACCCTCATCTCCGGCCCCACCTCCCTGCCCGCGCCGCGGGGCGTGGACTTCGTGTCCGTCCGCTCCGCGGAGGAGATGTCCCGGGCCGTGGAGGAGCGACTGGGGGGAGCGACGGTGGTGGCCATGGCGGCGGCGGTCTCGGACTATCGCCCGGCCACGGTGTCTCCCACCAAGCTCAAGAAGACGGACGGGCCCTCCCGGCTCGAGCTCGTGCGCACCCCCGACATCCTCAAGTCGCTGGGGGAGGGCAAGGGAGAGAGGATCCTCATCGGCTTCGCGGCGGAGACCGATCACCTGCGGGAGGCGGCCCGGGAGAAGCTCCGCGCCAAGCGCCTGGATTTCATCGTAGCCAACGACGTGACGACGCGAGAGGCCGGCTTCGGCGGGGAGATGAACGCGGCCGTCCTCATGGACGCGGACGGGCGGGAGACGGAAATTCCGCTCATGAGCAAGCGTGAGCTGGCGGAGCGGGTCTGGGACGCGGTGGCCGCCCTCCGCGCCGGGAAGGGCCGGGGCCGCCTCCAAGAGGCGGGAAAGGGCCGGTGA
- a CDS encoding integration host factor subunit alpha, whose amino-acid sequence MTKADIARIVYERHGGISNREAARLVEIIFESIKRHLGEGEKVQITGFGTFVIRQKRERRGRNPQTGEEMLIKPRSSVVFRPSKLFAPAAIE is encoded by the coding sequence ATGACGAAGGCCGACATTGCCAGGATTGTGTACGAAAGGCACGGGGGCATCTCGAACCGCGAAGCTGCGCGGCTGGTCGAAATCATCTTTGAGTCCATCAAGCGCCATCTCGGGGAGGGCGAGAAGGTCCAGATCACCGGGTTCGGAACGTTCGTGATCCGCCAGAAACGGGAACGGCGAGGACGCAATCCCCAAACTGGAGAGGAGATGTTGATCAAGCCCCGCAGCTCCGTTGTGTTCCGCCCGTCAAAGCTCTTCGCCCCGGCCGCAATCGAGTAG